In a single window of the Nocardiopsis composta genome:
- a CDS encoding ABC transporter substrate-binding protein encodes MAPFPPPTPIRRLAAAGLPLVLLAGGCAYLSGEEGGGADPDSAACEPYAEWQDIGGTVEIYGSIRDDEGERLEEAWSEFSDCTGIEIAYEGSGEFEAQIQVKVDGGNAPDIGIFPQPGLLARFVESGDALPLPEGARERAEQGWTEDWLSYVEHDGELYGTPQGANVKSLVWYSPEVFAEHGYEIPRTWDEMIELSDAMAEDGIKPWCAGIESGEATGWPATDWLENAVLREHGPDVYDQWIEHEIPFDDPKIVDALDRVDGILRNPDYVNGGHGDVKSIATTSQQDAGLPVYEGECGQYMMGSFYAANWPEETDISEDGDIYAYNMPAIDDEVGTPIVGGGEFAAAFADRPEVVAVQEYLATVEFANSRAGLGRWFSAHRDLDLELLENPIDRLSSELLRDPDVVFRWDGGDYMPAAVGSGTFWRGMTDWINGKGTEETLTYIEDSWKD; translated from the coding sequence ATGGCCCCGTTCCCGCCCCCGACACCGATACGGCGACTGGCCGCCGCCGGCCTGCCCCTGGTCCTCCTGGCCGGCGGCTGCGCCTACCTGTCCGGCGAGGAGGGCGGAGGGGCCGACCCCGACTCGGCCGCCTGCGAGCCCTACGCCGAGTGGCAGGACATCGGCGGCACGGTGGAGATCTACGGGTCCATCCGGGACGACGAGGGCGAGCGGCTGGAGGAGGCCTGGTCGGAGTTCTCCGACTGCACCGGGATCGAGATCGCCTACGAGGGCAGCGGCGAGTTCGAGGCGCAGATCCAGGTCAAAGTGGACGGCGGGAACGCCCCGGACATCGGGATCTTCCCGCAGCCCGGGCTGCTCGCCCGGTTCGTGGAGTCCGGCGACGCGCTGCCGCTGCCCGAGGGCGCCCGGGAGCGCGCCGAGCAGGGCTGGACCGAGGACTGGCTGTCCTACGTGGAGCACGACGGCGAGCTGTACGGCACCCCGCAGGGCGCCAACGTGAAGTCGCTGGTCTGGTACTCCCCCGAGGTCTTCGCCGAGCACGGCTACGAGATCCCGCGGACCTGGGACGAGATGATCGAGCTCTCCGACGCGATGGCGGAGGACGGCATCAAGCCCTGGTGCGCCGGGATCGAGTCCGGCGAGGCCACCGGCTGGCCGGCCACCGACTGGCTGGAGAACGCGGTGCTGCGCGAGCACGGCCCCGACGTCTACGACCAGTGGATCGAGCACGAGATCCCGTTCGACGACCCGAAGATCGTCGACGCCCTGGACCGGGTGGACGGCATCCTGCGCAACCCGGACTACGTCAACGGCGGCCACGGCGACGTGAAGTCCATCGCCACCACCTCCCAGCAGGACGCGGGGCTGCCGGTCTACGAGGGCGAGTGCGGCCAGTACATGATGGGCTCGTTCTACGCCGCGAACTGGCCGGAGGAGACCGACATCTCCGAGGACGGCGACATCTACGCCTACAACATGCCGGCCATCGACGACGAGGTCGGCACCCCCATCGTCGGCGGCGGCGAGTTCGCCGCGGCCTTCGCCGACCGCCCCGAGGTGGTCGCGGTGCAGGAGTACCTGGCCACCGTCGAGTTCGCGAACAGCCGGGCCGGGCTGGGCCGCTGGTTCTCCGCCCACCGCGACCTCGACCTGGAGCTGCTGGAGAACCCGATCGACCGGCTCTCCTCCGAGCTGCTCCGCGACCCCGACGTGGTGTTCCGCTGGGACGGCGGCGACTACATGCCGGCCGCGGTCGGCTCGGGCACCTTCTGGCGCGGGATGACCGACTGGATCAACGGCAAGGGCACCGAGGAGACCCTCACCTACATCGAGGACTCCTGGAAGGACTGA
- the lon gene encoding endopeptidase La: protein MSEAHTGATLPVLPLDDDVVLPGMVVPVDMSDSEVRAAVEAAQAAKEGGPAVPGIRSSAGGKPRVLIVPRIDGSYAGVGTVALVEQVGRTPQGEPAAVLRGTARARVGAGTTGPGAALWVSVEVHEETAPEGGHPGKITELAREYKGLAATFLQKRGAWQAIDTIQQTEDPGRLADRGGYSPFLKTEQKLQLLQAYDVGERLRLLVEWTREYLAELDVAETIDKDVQEGVDKQQREFLLRRQLEAIRKELNELDGRPGSEEDDYRERVEAADLPEHVREAALAEVDKLERSGDSSPESGWIRTWLDTVLDMPWNVRTDDAYDIPGARRVLDADHTGLDDVKERIVEYLAVRKRREERGLGVIGGRRSGAVLALVGPPGVGKTSLGESVARAMGRKFTRVALGGVRDEAEIRGHRRTYVGALPGRIVRALRESGSMNPVVLLDEIDKVGTDFRGDPTAALLEVLDPAQNHTFRDHYLEVDLDLSDVVFLATANALETIPGPLLDRMELVELDGYTEDEKVRIARDHLLPRQLEKAGLTEGEVEFDTAALRLLAGEYTREAGVRGLERSIARVLRKIAAREAVQESGLPVAVGPDDLKDYIGRPRHTPESAERTAVPGVATGLAVTGAGGDVLFVEASLADPESGASGLTLTGQLGDVMKESAQIALSYLRSRGAELELPVADLKDRGVHLHVPAGAVPKDGPSAGVTMTTALASLLSGRPARADVAMTGEVSLTGRVLPIGGVKQKLLAAHRAGITTVLIPARNEPDLDDVPDDVLSQLTVHPVSDVREVLDLALSPAETRKPVAA, encoded by the coding sequence ATGAGTGAAGCGCACACCGGTGCGACGCTGCCGGTTCTCCCCCTCGACGACGACGTCGTGCTCCCCGGCATGGTGGTGCCGGTGGACATGTCCGATTCAGAGGTCCGCGCCGCCGTCGAGGCCGCGCAGGCCGCCAAGGAGGGCGGCCCGGCTGTTCCCGGGATCCGCTCCAGTGCCGGCGGCAAGCCCCGGGTCCTGATCGTTCCGCGCATCGACGGCTCCTACGCCGGCGTGGGCACCGTCGCCCTCGTCGAGCAGGTCGGGCGCACCCCGCAGGGGGAGCCCGCCGCGGTGCTGCGCGGCACCGCCCGCGCCCGGGTGGGCGCCGGCACCACCGGCCCCGGCGCGGCGCTGTGGGTCTCGGTCGAGGTGCACGAGGAGACCGCGCCGGAGGGCGGCCACCCCGGCAAGATCACCGAGCTCGCCCGCGAGTACAAGGGCCTGGCCGCCACCTTCCTGCAGAAGCGCGGAGCCTGGCAGGCGATCGACACCATCCAGCAGACCGAGGACCCCGGCCGGCTCGCCGACCGCGGCGGCTACTCGCCGTTCCTCAAGACCGAGCAGAAGCTGCAGCTGCTCCAGGCATACGACGTCGGCGAGCGGCTCCGCCTGCTGGTGGAGTGGACCCGCGAGTACCTCGCCGAGCTGGACGTCGCCGAGACCATCGACAAGGACGTCCAGGAGGGCGTCGACAAGCAGCAGCGCGAGTTCCTGCTCCGCCGTCAGCTGGAGGCGATCCGCAAGGAGCTCAACGAGCTGGACGGCCGCCCCGGCAGCGAGGAGGACGACTACCGGGAGCGGGTGGAGGCGGCCGACCTGCCCGAGCACGTCCGCGAGGCGGCCCTGGCCGAGGTGGACAAGCTGGAGCGCTCCGGCGACTCCTCGCCGGAGTCCGGGTGGATCCGCACCTGGCTGGACACCGTGCTGGACATGCCGTGGAACGTCCGCACCGACGACGCCTACGACATCCCAGGGGCCCGGCGGGTGCTGGACGCCGACCACACCGGGCTGGACGACGTCAAGGAGCGGATCGTCGAGTACCTGGCGGTGCGCAAGCGGCGCGAGGAGCGCGGCCTGGGCGTGATCGGCGGCCGCCGCAGCGGCGCGGTGCTGGCCCTGGTCGGCCCGCCCGGCGTCGGAAAGACCTCGCTGGGCGAGTCGGTGGCCCGCGCGATGGGCCGGAAGTTCACCCGGGTCGCGCTCGGCGGCGTCCGCGACGAGGCGGAGATCCGCGGCCACCGGCGCACCTACGTCGGCGCGCTGCCCGGCCGGATCGTCCGGGCGCTCCGCGAGTCCGGGTCGATGAACCCGGTGGTGCTGCTGGACGAGATCGACAAGGTCGGCACCGACTTCCGGGGCGACCCCACCGCCGCCCTGCTGGAGGTGCTGGACCCGGCGCAGAACCACACCTTCCGCGACCACTACCTGGAGGTCGACCTCGACCTGTCCGACGTGGTCTTCCTGGCCACCGCCAACGCGCTGGAGACCATCCCGGGCCCGCTGCTGGACCGGATGGAGCTGGTCGAGCTGGACGGCTACACCGAGGACGAGAAGGTCCGGATCGCCCGCGACCACCTGCTGCCCCGGCAGCTGGAGAAGGCGGGCCTGACCGAGGGGGAGGTGGAGTTCGACACCGCGGCGCTGCGCCTGCTGGCCGGCGAGTACACCCGGGAGGCGGGCGTGCGCGGCCTGGAGCGCTCCATCGCCCGGGTGCTGCGCAAGATCGCGGCCCGGGAGGCGGTGCAGGAGTCCGGGCTGCCGGTCGCGGTCGGCCCGGACGACCTGAAGGACTACATCGGCCGGCCCCGGCACACCCCGGAGTCGGCGGAGCGCACCGCGGTCCCCGGCGTGGCCACCGGCCTGGCGGTCACCGGCGCCGGCGGCGACGTGCTCTTCGTCGAGGCGTCGCTGGCCGATCCGGAGTCGGGCGCCTCCGGACTGACCCTCACCGGCCAGCTCGGCGACGTGATGAAGGAGTCCGCCCAGATCGCCCTCTCCTACCTGCGCTCCCGCGGCGCGGAACTGGAGCTCCCGGTCGCCGACCTGAAGGACCGCGGCGTGCACCTGCACGTCCCCGCGGGCGCCGTGCCCAAGGACGGCCCCAGCGCGGGCGTCACCATGACGACCGCCCTGGCCTCCCTGCTCTCCGGCCGCCCGGCCCGCGCCGACGTGGCGATGACCGGCGAGGTCTCCCTCACCGGCCGCGTCCTGCCGATCGGCGGGGTCAAGCAGAAGCTGCTGGCCGCGCACAGGGCGGGCATCACCACGGTCCTCATCCCGGCCCGCAACGAGCCCGACCTGGACGACGTCCCCGACGACGTGCTGTCCCAGCTCACCGTCCACCCGGTGAGCGACGTCCGCGAGGTCCTGGACCTGGCCCTCTCCCCGGCCGAGACCCGCAAGCCCGTCGCGGCCTGA
- a CDS encoding CPBP family intramembrane glutamic endopeptidase, whose protein sequence is MTGLSGLRYAHSAHPVLAGSPLRTAAAALLLVGGTAGSAALFITAVVAGGAEDLLFAPEDGGPVQARELAVSLLLVPLLTLPAALLTARLALRSTAGRVCSVTGRFRWGWYARCLAVSIPLTALVSAGGLWLTGTAPGPGPAEPLAVLAIILLCVPVQSFAEEFVFRGVLTQVLGGPWTRPVLAVAVPAVLTSLLFSLVHAPAGLGVLAVHTVGGICYSVLCDRSGGLEASSAAHTAWNTALLISLVFAAPAHGPGGGSALQAAVATAAIDAVLVGALLLLARLSRTAATPAAGPLPAAGAAVSPSRCP, encoded by the coding sequence ATGACCGGCCTGTCCGGTCTCCGCTACGCGCACTCGGCGCATCCGGTGCTCGCGGGTTCTCCGCTGCGCACCGCGGCCGCCGCCCTCCTGCTGGTCGGCGGAACCGCCGGTTCGGCCGCCCTGTTCATCACGGCGGTGGTCGCCGGCGGAGCGGAGGACCTGCTCTTCGCCCCCGAGGACGGAGGGCCGGTGCAGGCCCGGGAGCTCGCGGTCTCCCTGCTGCTGGTGCCGCTACTGACCCTGCCCGCGGCCCTGCTCACCGCCCGCTTGGCGCTGCGCTCGACCGCAGGCCGGGTGTGCTCGGTGACCGGGCGGTTCAGATGGGGGTGGTACGCAAGATGCCTGGCCGTCTCCATCCCGCTCACCGCCCTCGTCTCGGCCGGCGGGCTCTGGCTGACCGGAACCGCTCCCGGCCCCGGGCCGGCCGAGCCGCTGGCCGTGCTCGCGATCATCCTGCTCTGCGTCCCGGTGCAGTCCTTCGCCGAGGAATTCGTCTTCCGCGGCGTGCTCACCCAGGTCCTGGGCGGGCCGTGGACCCGGCCGGTCCTCGCCGTGGCGGTGCCCGCCGTCCTCACCTCACTGCTGTTCTCCCTGGTCCACGCCCCTGCCGGGCTCGGCGTGCTCGCCGTGCACACGGTCGGCGGGATCTGCTACTCGGTGCTGTGCGACCGCAGCGGCGGCCTGGAGGCGTCGAGCGCCGCGCACACCGCGTGGAACACCGCGCTGCTGATCTCGCTGGTGTTCGCCGCCCCGGCGCACGGTCCCGGCGGAGGGTCGGCGCTGCAGGCCGCGGTCGCCACCGCCGCGATCGACGCGGTCCTGGTCGGCGCGCTGCTCCTGCTCGCCCGGCTCTCGCGCACCGCCGCCACACCCGCGGCCGGCCCGCTCCCGGCCGCTGGGGCCGCAGTCTCACCGTCCCGATGCCCCTGA